In one Dehalogenimonas formicexedens genomic region, the following are encoded:
- a CDS encoding sirohydrochlorin chelatase: protein MKTIIVLVMHGAPPTDFPRQELSEFFVIYGKMKREGGHGAVVNPRYAELEEKIKNWPRTAANDPFYAASEALASELSLATGFKVVVGYNEFCAPDVATALEIAADESPEKIIVATPMMTRGGEHAEAEIPAAIRIFQEDHPRIETVYAWPYDKAEIAAFLKQHITRFV from the coding sequence ATGAAAACAATAATCGTTCTCGTGATGCATGGCGCTCCCCCCACCGATTTTCCCCGCCAGGAACTTTCCGAGTTTTTCGTTATCTATGGCAAGATGAAGCGGGAAGGGGGTCACGGCGCCGTGGTCAATCCTAGGTATGCCGAACTGGAAGAGAAAATCAAGAATTGGCCCCGTACCGCCGCCAATGACCCCTTTTATGCGGCATCCGAGGCTTTGGCCTCCGAACTTTCACTGGCCACCGGCTTCAAGGTGGTTGTCGGCTACAACGAATTCTGCGCTCCGGATGTAGCCACCGCGCTTGAAATCGCCGCCGATGAAAGCCCTGAAAAAATCATTGTTGCCACTCCCATGATGACCCGTGGCGGCGAACACGCCGAAGCCGAGATCCCAGCCGCCATAAGAATCTTCCAGGAAGATCACCCCAGGATCGAAACGGTATACGCATGGCCCTATGATAAGGCTGAGATTGCCGCCTTCCTTAAGCAACATATCACCCGGTTTGTCTAG
- a CDS encoding MerR family transcriptional regulator, with the protein MNEDLLTISEAADALGVSEPALRTWTDEGQIKAFVTPGGHRRYLKSELKKFIGLNQKRLGIKSLTEKLESTAALHREIGATMAATDPWREHLDETTQLRFGDLGRRLLGLLTQCVTKPSRPEETIDAAREIGRSYGELTKHLEIPVGASVRAFIQHRQPMLTATFDMMKRGEVTERQIAEAIPLVDRAMDEALISLVEAHERTTLITGEETHD; encoded by the coding sequence GTGAACGAAGACCTGCTTACGATCAGCGAGGCCGCCGACGCTCTTGGGGTCAGTGAGCCGGCTCTGCGTACCTGGACCGACGAGGGACAGATCAAAGCCTTCGTAACGCCCGGGGGACACCGGCGGTATCTCAAGTCCGAACTCAAGAAATTCATCGGACTGAATCAAAAACGGTTGGGAATCAAAAGCCTGACCGAAAAGCTGGAAAGCACCGCTGCCCTTCACCGGGAAATCGGAGCCACCATGGCCGCCACAGACCCCTGGCGTGAGCACCTCGATGAAACCACCCAACTGAGGTTCGGGGACCTCGGCAGGCGGCTACTCGGATTATTGACCCAATGCGTCACCAAACCCTCCAGGCCGGAGGAAACCATAGATGCCGCGAGAGAAATCGGCCGAAGCTATGGCGAATTGACCAAGCATCTCGAAATACCGGTGGGGGCTTCGGTCCGCGCTTTCATCCAACACAGGCAGCCGATGCTCACCGCTACTTTCGACATGATGAAGCGGGGCGAAGTAACCGAACGCCAGATAGCCGAGGCAATCCCACTGGTCGACCGGGCTATGGATGAAGCCCTGATCTCTCTGGTCGAGGCTCATGAAAGAACGACTCTTATCACAGGCGAGGAAACTCACGATTGA
- a CDS encoding DUF2089 domain-containing protein, whose product MIRDWTELTRLTGGGSIVVERVKLADSGIAIEGEFALPPLAQLESDDQVFVMAFISAHGSIKDMERMFGISYPTVKNRLDKLAGKLKMVEFEPAVQTEPEKEDVLGMLERGEITAEEAVRRLS is encoded by the coding sequence ATGATTAGAGATTGGACCGAACTTACCAGGCTTACCGGTGGGGGTTCGATTGTCGTCGAGAGGGTAAAACTCGCGGATTCCGGGATTGCCATCGAGGGTGAGTTCGCCCTGCCCCCTCTGGCGCAACTTGAATCGGATGACCAGGTTTTTGTCATGGCTTTTATCAGCGCCCATGGCTCGATCAAGGATATGGAGCGCATGTTCGGCATCAGCTACCCTACGGTGAAGAACCGGCTGGACAAACTGGCTGGCAAGCTTAAGATGGTGGAATTCGAGCCGGCGGTGCAAACGGAACCGGAAAAAGAAGATGTTTTAGGCATGCTGGAACGAGGTGAAATCACT